Below is a genomic region from Primulina eburnea isolate SZY01 chromosome 9, ASM2296580v1, whole genome shotgun sequence.
TGAAATTTCAAAATGATAAGTAGCTAGATAACttgtaattattttatataaccAAGATAATATTACTATCGATCTTAGTGAATCCCCCTCAAGAGTTGTAACTTCTTCAGTAATCTGCCTAATGAATCTCATCACATAATAACCACATTGTTTTGCACCCGGTTGCTTAGGAGCCTGTGTTGAAAAATGTCAAATTGTTAATGACAAATATACACATAAAAAAATTAGCTCGAATGAGAATTACACATACCTTTATGACTTCCCATTGTACACGCTTTCTTCCTTTCCTTCCCTTAGTTGAGTTAAACAATCTCAACGCCCTTCATTAACATTGAACATAGTTGATATATGAGTGTTTTTTCATTAAATGAAACGCATCATTAATATGGAATATGAACTCACATTTCCACAACATATTTCCAATCCTCATCGCGAATGCGGTGACTTAGGGAATCCAACAAATAAACAATCTCCTTATAAGGCTCAATGACGGTGAGAGTCCAATGAAAACTACAGACGAACATAATAAGTGTATGTAATTCACTAAAAAAACAATTGAAAATTATATTAGAATCTTACTTACCCACAACAACTTGGAACCAAAACCACTTGATCCATTGCTGCACCACTTAGCCTATCCGCTAAAGAACTCGCCCTCTTGTTCAACCTTTCAGTTTTACCTGTTTTGTCGTATGTATTTTTTTGCAAATTTGGGATGGTGTGTGGATTAACGAATCTGAATTTTTCAATCTTGTTTTCTTTCACCATCTTTTTATAAAGATGCCTGTCatttcaattaaaagaaaatcaaaACTACACTACACACTAAACTAACAAATTATATGCATCTTACATAATAATGTAAGAAAAGAACAAACAAACTTTAAGTTAATCGAAGACTTACCAAATGTAGACAACTATACAATTTCCAGAAATTGGCTCCAAGTGATACAAAGGACTGATGTCTTCAAAGTGCAAGTTAACTTCATAGTCATCTGCAAATACTTCATAATCTAAAAGAAATAATAATTTCCTTCCATCTTCAAGGGTTGTCTTACAATAACAATACACCACGCGCACTGCTCTTGGCACATTTGATGACAAAGTCTAGTTTCTTTCGAAACTGACGGTTTTGTGTCTTTGACGCTTCTGATAATTGTATTGTAAACATGTTAGATAGGTGCAATACTGGAGAATTTGACATACATTTACTTTGAAATATAAGCATACGTGTACCTCTTGTCGTAGCATTATCAAATGATTTGTCCAAGCAACGTGTGTTCCTACGGCATCCCCAACATTTTCACATTCATTGTGAATCGGAATTGGCAAAAGTGCTGATTTTTGCATTGCCTCATCAATGGATACACGCATGCAATTTTGAGATAATGGAACACCATGAAGCAAGTTATTAGCTCCATTGACCTCAACAACTGTTCCATATGCAACAATGTATGTGCTAGAATCCAATGTCAGAATAACCGCTTGACCCTAAAAGACAAATAGTTATGTCAATGAATTGTACTAACTCTTTAGTTaaaaaatgtaatgcccggaaattaatcactgtaattgacgttgattgatttataatgtcatgtgattatgaatggaccaatcgggataccgaaaagagtatttaaaatgaaagtagggatttttggtgcgaaccaagaccgcacGTGCGGTCCCTACGACACAGCACCCGCGGGTAGATGATGAAAAATGGATAGGATTGccgtggggtgaccgcacccgcagtgcttacgagaccgcacccgcggtgcagcaaagaccgcacccgcggtgctgtgTGTTGCACGGAAAATGTGCCACCTCGTTGAATACATGCACGGATATATATAAACTGAAACCCTTCGGAAATTCAGCAGAATTCGAGAAAAGGTCCGAGGAAAGTTTCTGAAAATCcgtacgcctttatatttcaatccgtccgtctgattttgaatccgacttcggtattgagttcctggcaacgtaggctacaactggacgtaagttttactacgttttgacatgttttagaattatgatattggcagaattgaatggaactcatatatgccgttcttgacatatgagaaattatagaatcgaagtcagactaagaaacggactgattatagaattgttatgaatttttagggtatattgatttataccagacagatctgaattgtgattggattacagattgtattggatatgagttatggattgtaactattatctgttgaattggtattgacggggatattgaaattgtaccgttataccgttgatttgaataaaatccagattcatcagattggtattgagttgaacggtatattgacatgagattattgatattgtcagtaccagacagattgtgagttcaggacttcgactgagccagacaccgacgaaagaaaggtataagtcaatgtggtattgggagatggacttgagtcggtttagacttgggtttccctaaatcacatactttactttattgcatggatatttgcattgatttgattaatataattgttctcttgatatttagacaacaggtattggttgaattgtcttgtgacacaccgtgccggatagtggtggtatcgccatggctcattgcacaatgtcacaagataggatgctagcgatagagctacagtccatgacggttaggtcaggacactggatgtatggttatatcgagtaatggaatccattacggaattcgatataggaacaccatatttggttatatcgagtaaaggggttggaattcttctattacggaattcgatataggaataccggggcactggttatatcgagtaatagagattatggttccatcctttacggaattcgatataggaataccacatctggaaacctggatccctagactaggattgagtctagtcttaaatgatgtagctacgagtattgtcgacagcatgatattgattgtttatgatacatattcatgttacctgattacatgctttatattgtttatatgattgcatgtttcgttgatttatactgggatttattctcaccggagttatccggctgttgtcttgtctgtatgtgtacttgacaacaggtgggacaggatcagggtctaggagatgagagagatcgtgattagagtggaggctccggacttggattagagatagggttggacacttgacattagttgtttaaACCTTCGTTTTATTTAGATGTTTGCAGTACAGGACtggtattgtattttatatactgagatgtatatatgttttaatttcactacgttccgcactttaaaaaaaaaaaataataaatttagaccctgtgttataattgattaattagtcccaaaggtGATTTAGAACTGGATTagcttccgggtccccacaacaggtggtatcagagccatagatccgtgagattgagataggagctagtgagcggggtagaatgagattttctttccttgcttttgattgctagcatgattcctgttttaatacatgttacctgacttatctgctattgatatggtattgtgtattattggaatggatcagctgtaagatgatccagggAGGCTGGAAataggattattgttggaactgctaacccttttggttatcagatatgcctccgaggagaatgccagaacaggggagtacctcgaatcctcccatggatgtgacacctacagcaatggagaaattgctgaaaagattccagtcatttcatccaccgactttgaaaggaacggagaactccgtggaatgtgaaagttgattggacgatattgaatcactgtttgactctttggagtatactgaggaaaagagggcgaaactgataatacaccagttgcattacgttgctaaacactggtggatcacgactggaagggcattggaacagagaggtatggccattacttggaatgtgtttaagactgaattctatctacggttctttccagtttcttataggaaggacaagggagccgagtttgcgaacctgaaacaaggccagttgaacattgaggattatgtggctaagttttctactctgctccgatttgcccctcatgtggcaggaagtgatgaggccgtagcagaccagttcataaatggcctaaatcctgaaatttttactctggtgaatactgggaggcccaacaacttcaccgatgccctaaacagagccaagggagctgaggcaggcctgatgaggcagagagaggcttcgtttgtggcTCCAGTATCgggacaacaaccacctcctcgatttgaaggggGCAGCAGCGGTACCGGGAAgatggatttcttgaaggctagaggaaagcaattcaagaaatcagggactacctcgtccagttcgagtggctcgagACAGATCGGTCAGAGCCAAAGTTATACTGGACCATACtgtagtacttgtggagggagacattccacagatcagtgccgaggagtagttggcagctgtcgtatctgtaaacagcagggacactttgcccgagtgtgtccccagaggagtgcccagggatcacaggctgctgagtcgtctggatcagcggctcaggCAGGGAGACGAttttctgccgttcattcctttcagccagcaccgtctactctgtcacagcagaggccaggagggggccagatcgtgagccagcctccgagacagcaggccagagtttttgctttgaccgaggagcaggcacaagatgcacctgatgatgtagttgcaggtaactgttttatttctggttatcctgcttatgtattgattgatactggcgcatcacatacttttatgtctgagcgatttgctttaatgcattcattgcctgttgagtccttagctactgtagtatctgtcacgtctccgttaggaacaggtttgatatcgatgaaatctgtgaaatcgtgtatactgcagtacgatgggcatacgattgagttagactgtattgtgcttggtttatctgattttgattgtattgtcggtatcgacatgttgaccaagtaccgggctacagtcgattgtttccacaagatagttcgattcagacctgagatggctaaggagtggaaattttatggtaagggttctcgtgctagaattcctttgatatctgcaataaatatgacacgattattgcagaaaggagtggatggattcctggtatattcagttgatttactgaagtcgagcccatcattggcggatttgccagtggtgtgtgaatttgctgatgtctttccagacgagattcctggattgcctccgattcgagagatagacttcagcatagagttaatgccaggaacagttccaatttcgagagctccttacaggatggcaccgatcgaattgaaagaattgaaagaacagttggaggatttactggccaagggatatatcagaccgagtgtatctccttggggtgctccagtactgttcgtgaggaagaaagatgggtcgatgagactctgtatagactaccggcaactgaacaaggcaacggtaaagaataaatatccattgcctcgtattgatgatttgtttgatcagttgcaaggttcatctgt
It encodes:
- the LOC140840433 gene encoding uncharacterized protein isoform X1; protein product: MVKENKIEKFRFVNPHTIPNLQKNTYDKTGKTERLNKRASSLADRLSGAAMDQVVLVPSCCGFHWTLTVIEPYKEIVYLLDSLSHRIRDEDWKYVVEMALRLFNSTKGRKGRKRVQWEVIKAPKQPGAKQCGYYVMRFIRQITEEVTTLEGDSLRSIVILSCSQKRSILWKKLMRCAPSWPNAYRIIFMNRHCNDVLEDAPAENTFQQAIKDILELICESLGLRVFLFLLT
- the LOC140840433 gene encoding uncharacterized protein isoform X2; the protein is MVKENKIEKFRFVNPHTIPNLQKNTYDKTGKTERLNKRASSLADRLSGAAMDQVVLVPSCCGFHWTLTVIEPYKEIVYLLDSLSHRIRDEDWKYVVEMALRLFNSTKGRKGRKRVQWEVIKAPKQPGAKQCGYYVMRFIRQITEEVTTLEGDSLRSIFTKTEYSMEEIDEVRTELAECIQDHIYE